A region of Anopheles merus strain MAF chromosome 2R, AmerM5.1, whole genome shotgun sequence DNA encodes the following proteins:
- the LOC121588465 gene encoding UTP--glucose-1-phosphate uridylyltransferase-like isoform X2, which produces MLNIPNEKVRGHQRIPSDTKEFHEATKRDALMRLKKDLDHLLETVEESRKTGVQKEMCGFEALYHRFLQEDGPSVEWDRIEKLPEEAVKDYSTLKLPQEAHIRDMLDKLVVVKLNGGLGTSMGCHGPKSVIPVRNDLTFLDMTVQQIEFLNKKYNANVPLVLMNSFNTDVDTEKVIRKYKGFQVQIYTFNQSCYPRISRDSLLPIAKDFDIENDIEAWYPPGHGDFYQSFQNSGLLRKFLEEGREYCFLSNIDNLGATVDIKILNRLIGDDRQGDKPIEFVMEVTDKTRADVKGGTLIHYENKLRLLEIAQVPKEHVDDFKSVKTFKFFNTNNIWARLESIERVLNAKTMNMEIIVNNKTLDNGIRVIQLETAVGAAMKCFDGGIGINVPRSRFLPVKKTSDLLLVMSNLYSLKYGSLVMSPQRMFPTTPLVKLGDNHFSKVKEFLSRFANIPDLIELDHLTVSGDVTFGRGVSLRGTVIIIANHGDRIDIPAGAILENKIVSGNMRILDH; this is translated from the exons ATGCTGAATATTCCCAACGAAAAG GTGCGCGGACACCAGCGCATACCGTCGGACACGAAAGAGTTCCACGAAGCGACGAAGCGCGATGCCCTGATGCGCCTCAAGAAGGACCTGGACCATCTGCTGGAAACGGTCGAGGAGTCGCGCAAAACGGGCGTGCAGAAGGAGATGTGCGGATTCGAGGCACTGTACCACCGGTTCCTGCAAGAGGATGGTCCGTCGGTCGAGTGGGATCGCATCGAGAAGCTGCCGGAGGAGGCGGTGAAGGACTACTCCACGCTGAAATTGCCCCAGGAGGCGCACATTCGCGACATGCTGGACAAGCTGGTCGTGGTGAAGCTGAACGGTGGTCTCGGCACGTCCATGGGATGCCACGGGCCGAAGAGTGTGATTCCGGTGCGCAACGATCTCACCTTTCTCGACATGACCGTGCAGCAGATCGAGTTTCTGAACAAAAAGTACAACGCCAACGTGCCGCTGGTGCTGATGAACTCGTTCAACACCGACGTCGACACGGAGAAGGTGATCCGCAAGTACAAGGGCTTCCAGGTGCAGATCTACACATTTAACCAAAGCTGCTATCCCCGCATCAGCCGGGACTCGCTGTTGCCGATTGCGAAGGATTTTGACATCGAGAATGATATTGAGGC ATGGTACCCACCCGGTCACGGTGATTTCTACCAGTCGTTCCAGAACTCGGGACTGCTGCGAAAGTTCCTCGAGGAGGGGCGTGAGTACTGCTTCCTGTCCAACATCGACAATCTGGGCGCAACGGTCGACATCAAGATACTGAACCGGCTCATCGGCGACGACCGGCAGGGCGATAAGCCGATCGAGTTCGTGATGGAGGTGACGGACAAGACGCGTGCCGACGTGAAGGGCGGTACGCTGATCCACTACGAGAACAAGCTGCGCCTGCTGGAGATTGCCCAGGTGCCGAAGGAGCACGTGGACGACTTCAAGTCGGTGAAGACGTTCAAGTTcttcaacaccaacaacatcTGGGCCCGGCTGGAGTCGATCGAGCGGGTACTGAACGCGAAGACGATGAACATGGAGATCATCGTGAACAACAAAACGCTCGACAACGGCATTCGCGTGATCCAGCTCGAGACGGCCGTCGGTGCGGCGATGAAGTGTTTCGACGGTGGTATCGGCATCAATGTGCCGCGATCGCGCTTCTTGCCGGTGAAGAAAACGTCCGACCTGCTGCTTGTCATGTCCAACCTGTACAGCCTGAAGTACGGCTCGCTGGTGATGTCCCCGCAGCGCATGTTCCCCACCACTCCGCTGGTGAAGCTGGGCGACAATCATTTCAGCAAGGTGAAGGAATTCCTCAGCCGCTTTGCCAATATACCCGACCTGATCGAGCTGGACCATCTGACCGTGTCGGGCGACGTGACGTTCGGGCGGGGGGTGTCGTTGCGTGGCacggtcatcatcatcgctaaCCATGGCGACCGTATCGATATTCCGGCCGGTGCAATCCTCGAGAACAAGATCGTGTCCGGCAACATGCGCATTCTGGATCATTAA
- the LOC121588465 gene encoding UTP--glucose-1-phosphate uridylyltransferase-like isoform X1 produces the protein MTGAIDLLLSVRGHQRIPSDTKEFHEATKRDALMRLKKDLDHLLETVEESRKTGVQKEMCGFEALYHRFLQEDGPSVEWDRIEKLPEEAVKDYSTLKLPQEAHIRDMLDKLVVVKLNGGLGTSMGCHGPKSVIPVRNDLTFLDMTVQQIEFLNKKYNANVPLVLMNSFNTDVDTEKVIRKYKGFQVQIYTFNQSCYPRISRDSLLPIAKDFDIENDIEAWYPPGHGDFYQSFQNSGLLRKFLEEGREYCFLSNIDNLGATVDIKILNRLIGDDRQGDKPIEFVMEVTDKTRADVKGGTLIHYENKLRLLEIAQVPKEHVDDFKSVKTFKFFNTNNIWARLESIERVLNAKTMNMEIIVNNKTLDNGIRVIQLETAVGAAMKCFDGGIGINVPRSRFLPVKKTSDLLLVMSNLYSLKYGSLVMSPQRMFPTTPLVKLGDNHFSKVKEFLSRFANIPDLIELDHLTVSGDVTFGRGVSLRGTVIIIANHGDRIDIPAGAILENKIVSGNMRILDH, from the exons ATGACCGGTGCCATCGATTTGCTGCTGAGC GTGCGCGGACACCAGCGCATACCGTCGGACACGAAAGAGTTCCACGAAGCGACGAAGCGCGATGCCCTGATGCGCCTCAAGAAGGACCTGGACCATCTGCTGGAAACGGTCGAGGAGTCGCGCAAAACGGGCGTGCAGAAGGAGATGTGCGGATTCGAGGCACTGTACCACCGGTTCCTGCAAGAGGATGGTCCGTCGGTCGAGTGGGATCGCATCGAGAAGCTGCCGGAGGAGGCGGTGAAGGACTACTCCACGCTGAAATTGCCCCAGGAGGCGCACATTCGCGACATGCTGGACAAGCTGGTCGTGGTGAAGCTGAACGGTGGTCTCGGCACGTCCATGGGATGCCACGGGCCGAAGAGTGTGATTCCGGTGCGCAACGATCTCACCTTTCTCGACATGACCGTGCAGCAGATCGAGTTTCTGAACAAAAAGTACAACGCCAACGTGCCGCTGGTGCTGATGAACTCGTTCAACACCGACGTCGACACGGAGAAGGTGATCCGCAAGTACAAGGGCTTCCAGGTGCAGATCTACACATTTAACCAAAGCTGCTATCCCCGCATCAGCCGGGACTCGCTGTTGCCGATTGCGAAGGATTTTGACATCGAGAATGATATTGAGGC ATGGTACCCACCCGGTCACGGTGATTTCTACCAGTCGTTCCAGAACTCGGGACTGCTGCGAAAGTTCCTCGAGGAGGGGCGTGAGTACTGCTTCCTGTCCAACATCGACAATCTGGGCGCAACGGTCGACATCAAGATACTGAACCGGCTCATCGGCGACGACCGGCAGGGCGATAAGCCGATCGAGTTCGTGATGGAGGTGACGGACAAGACGCGTGCCGACGTGAAGGGCGGTACGCTGATCCACTACGAGAACAAGCTGCGCCTGCTGGAGATTGCCCAGGTGCCGAAGGAGCACGTGGACGACTTCAAGTCGGTGAAGACGTTCAAGTTcttcaacaccaacaacatcTGGGCCCGGCTGGAGTCGATCGAGCGGGTACTGAACGCGAAGACGATGAACATGGAGATCATCGTGAACAACAAAACGCTCGACAACGGCATTCGCGTGATCCAGCTCGAGACGGCCGTCGGTGCGGCGATGAAGTGTTTCGACGGTGGTATCGGCATCAATGTGCCGCGATCGCGCTTCTTGCCGGTGAAGAAAACGTCCGACCTGCTGCTTGTCATGTCCAACCTGTACAGCCTGAAGTACGGCTCGCTGGTGATGTCCCCGCAGCGCATGTTCCCCACCACTCCGCTGGTGAAGCTGGGCGACAATCATTTCAGCAAGGTGAAGGAATTCCTCAGCCGCTTTGCCAATATACCCGACCTGATCGAGCTGGACCATCTGACCGTGTCGGGCGACGTGACGTTCGGGCGGGGGGTGTCGTTGCGTGGCacggtcatcatcatcgctaaCCATGGCGACCGTATCGATATTCCGGCCGGTGCAATCCTCGAGAACAAGATCGTGTCCGGCAACATGCGCATTCTGGATCATTAA
- the LOC121588468 gene encoding small VCP/p97-interacting protein-like: MGLCSSCFRGSTEELLTPDVEVRRQQQREAAERRRIEQESRGIKDMDKVRRQQQRAMEQERREQEASRMGGQPTLKWQQD, from the exons ATGGGATTGTGCTCTTCGTGTTTTCGTGGATCTACCGAGGAATTGCTTACACCCGATGTA GAGGTACGacgtcagcagcagcgcgaAGCGGCGGAACGGCGACGAATAGAGCAGGAATCGCGTGGCATCAAGGATATGGATAAGGTTCGCCGCCAGCAGCAACGAGCGATGGAGCAAGAACGTCGTGAGCAAGAGGCCAGTCGGATGGGAGGACAACCTACCTTGAAG TGGCAACAAGATTAA
- the LOC121588467 gene encoding zinc finger protein 33A-like, which produces MDNFTSAQSAPNICRGCGGQNAIKPLSVYGNVFKWCTSINVSSSDGLPTRICNRCWEMLTISYEFKVICTRTDRQWRTKNNSEILIESFPVLENAVPDDDEPFEIVDDVQLEEVVEETMLPGTPKEPFDCLYKTIPEIAEGIAIEVEETKEGELFKSEDLSNVESYSLPEHETLLSKSDDCNQVIDQDTREEVKEFVLEDTVEYLEDTGKEMSPAQENSPETHNEDVSIDVIKSELKLPTSRSVRHSCPDCGKQFSSRTNVVRHQHSHRDSKPYQCDICKKEFTQSGTLKTHRYSHFDIKPFVCNVCGKRFTQSKSVKLHLRCHTGEKPYACDMCSAAFRQKNGLQRHMKVHAR; this is translated from the exons ATGGATAATTTTACATCAGCACAAAGCGCACCCAACATTTGTCGTGGGTGTGGAGGCCAGAATGCGATAAAACCACTCTCCGTGTATGGAAATGTGTTTAAGTGGTGCACTTCTATCAAT GTCTCCAGCTCCGATGGCCTACCCACCCGAATATGCAATCGATGCTGGGAGATGTTAACGATATCGTACGAATTCAAAGTGATATGCACGCGCACTGACCGACAATGGCGAACGAAGAACAACAGCGAAATTCTGATAGAGAGTTTTCCAGTGTTAGAAAATGCTGTGCCAGATGATGATGAGCCATTTGAGATAGTAGACGATGTGCAGTTAGAAGAAGTGGTGGAAGAAACAATGTTGCCCGGTACTCCGAAAGAGCCTTTCGATTGTTTGTACAAAACCATACCGGAGATAGCCGAGGGCATTGCAATAGAGGTAGAGGAAACGAAAGAAGGTGAATTGTTTAAATCGGAGGACTTGTCGAACGTAGAAAGCTATTCACTGCCAGAACATGAAACTTTACTGTCAAAGAGTGATGATTGCAATCAAGTAATCGACCAGGACACCCGAGAAGAAGTTAAAGAGTTTGTGCTCGAAGACACTGTAGAATATCTCGAGGATACGGGCAAGGAAATGAGTCCGGCACAGGAAAACTCTCCGGAAACGCACAACGAGGATGTATCGATTGATGTCATCAAAAGTGAACTGAAATTGCCCACCTCGCGCTCGGTGCGGCATTCTTGCCCGGACTGTGGCAAGCAATTCTCGTCCAGAACCAACGTGGTTCGGCACCAGCATTCACACAGAGACTCAAAACCGTACCAATGCGACATCTGCAAGAAAGAGTTCACGCAAAGCGGTACGCTGAAAACGCATCGATACTCTCACTTCGACATAAAACCGTTCGTGTGCAACGTGTGCGGCAAACGATTTACGCAGAGCAAATCAGTGAAACTTCACCTTCGTTGCCATACTGGTGAAAAGCCATACGCTTGTGATATGTGTAGTGCGGCATTCCGGCAGAAAAATGGACTGCAAAGGCACATGAAGGTGCACGCACGGTGA